A region of the Bacillus sp. (in: firmicutes) genome:
ACCAAATAAGAAATGGGTGACGGACATAACAGAGTTCACCCTATTTGATGAGAAACTGTATGTCTCCGCAGTAATGGACTTATACAACAAGGAAATTATAGGCTATCAGATCGGAAGTACACCAGATAAAATATTCGTCATGAAAACGATTAAGATGGTATTAGACAAAAGAATGGACGTGGATGGCCTGATTCTTCATAGCGACAGAGGAGGCCAATACACGTCCCGTGCCCTGCAGGACACTCTTGAATCTTACGGAATCCGTTTGAGCATGTCCCGGGCAGGCAATCCATTTGATAACGCCTGCATCGAGAGTTTCTTTTCCCATTTCAAAACGGAATCCATCTACCCTTATGATGTCCAAACATTAGAAGAATTAGAACAACGAATTGTAGAGTATAT
Encoded here:
- a CDS encoding IS3 family transposase, coding for PNKKWVTDITEFTLFDEKLYVSAVMDLYNKEIIGYQIGSTPDKIFVMKTIKMVLDKRMDVDGLILHSDRGGQYTSRALQDTLESYGIRLSMSRAGNPFDNACIESFFSHFKTESIYPYDVQTLEELEQRIVEYIHFYNHERRQRKLNKMSPVNFRLQHAA